A region from the Gossypium hirsutum isolate 1008001.06 chromosome A08, Gossypium_hirsutum_v2.1, whole genome shotgun sequence genome encodes:
- the LOC107961044 gene encoding NADH dehydrogenase [ubiquinone] flavoprotein 2, mitochondrial, whose protein sequence is MLARLASRRFLEIRQAFRQSSEASRSLSTALNYHLDTPDNNPDLPWEFSEANKQKVKEILSHYPSNYKQSAVIPLLDLAQQQHGGWLPVSAMNAVAKVIEVAPIRVYEVATFYSMFNRSKVGKYHLLVCGTTPCMIRGSREIEEALLNHLGVKRNEVTSDGLFSVGEMECMGCCVNAPMITVADYSNGSEGYTYNYYEDITPKRVIEIVEMLRRGEKLPPGTQNPKRIKSGPEGGNTTLLTDPKPPPCRDLDAC, encoded by the exons ATGCTTGCTCGGCTCGCGTCTCGACGTTTTCTCGAGATCCGTCAAGCTTTCCGTCAATCTTCTGAG GCCTCTCGATCTTTGTCCACTGCCCTGAACTAT CATCTTGATACCCCAGATAATAATCCCGACCTTCCATGGGAATTTTCCGAGGCGAACAAACAAAAG GTCAAGGAGATATTATCTCATTATCCATCCAACTACAAGCAATCTGCAGTTATTCCTTTGCTAGATCTTGCTCAGCAGCAGCATGGAGGATGGCTTCCAGTTTCAGCAATGAATGCA GTTGCGAAGGTTATAGAAGTTGCTCCTATTCGTGTATATGAGGTTGCGACATTTTATTCAATGTTCAACCGGTCAAAG GTTGGGAAATATCATCTGTTAGTTTGTGGCACAACACCTTGTATGATACGTGGTTCACGAGAAATTGAAGAAGCCCTATTGAACCACTTGGGGGTTAAGCGGAATG AGGTAACAAGCGATGGTTTGTTCTCAGTTGGAGAAATGGAATGTATG GGATGTTGTGTAAATGCTCCTATGATCACAGTTGCTGATTACTCCAATGGATCTGAAGGATACACATATAATTACTAT GAAGATATTACCCCAAAAAGAGTTATTGAGATAGTTGAGATGCTAAGAAGGGGAGAGAAGCTACCG CCTGGCACTCAAAATCCAAAACGAATCAAGAGCGGACCAGAAGGTGGAAATACCACTTTGCTAACCGATCCCAAACCTCCTCCATGCCGTGATCTTGATGCCTGCTAA
- the LOC107954109 gene encoding uncharacterized protein, whose translation MREGGRKGERKNKEENERKKEEMERVFNKVEDNAAVRKRAETTQQERGDSLAEGCFTFGKVDLAPTIEEYTALLHCPKIQVDRIYSRAANVPAFLKRLMNITGMSEQWKVDVFALSIYGLVIFSKALGHVDEAVSDLFDRLNKWAIFVPTILAETFRSLNACRRAGEGRFIGCAQLLLSWFQSHFWKVKRVSYRIFSENYSPLKELVAMPRRDNITEENWMTVLQNLQEEDVEWRAPWMVPLLGIWGAVGYVPLLALRQYRSRQFTPPTHRLAQCEFIYMGNNYKNKVCEISNAWNQTRRMKRFAANPMTTLEYDWWRDQRINENIPMSDQENTRSIEEHLTVIPFELEIIRQDFERKSLELEKRIEQLEEEKMQLASQSRIEELKEKIEELKVVLQNRELQIELLEVNNERWKEQLHQSQDQVRNRDYVMGEALTQVREVADHLQTLEVQVDVLSLKYESESDQGRELAWLLRQVKALSIKAKPYM comes from the exons ATGAGGGAGGGAGGGAGGAAAGGAGAGAGGAAGAACaaggaagaaaatgaaaggaaaaaggaGGAAATGGAAA gggtttttaATAAAGTAGAGGACAATGCGGCTGTCCGGAAACGGGCTGAGACAACACAGCAAGAGAGAGGTGATAGTCTTGCCGAGGG ttgcttcactttcggGAAGGTAGATTTGGCACCTACTATAGAAGAGTACACGGCCTTGCTCCATTGCCCAAAGATTCAGGTTGACAGAATTTATTCCAGAGCTGCCAACGTCCCAGCATTCTTAAAAAGGCTGATGAACatcacagggatgagcgaacagtgg AAGGTAGATGTGTTCGCTTTGAGCATTTATGGACTGGTTATCTTCTCCAAAGCTTTGGGACATGTAGACGAGGCGGTTTCTGATCTTTTTGACAGGCTTAATAAATGGGCCATATTTGTACCCACGATTTtggctgaaactttcagatcATTGAATGCTTGTCGAAGAGCGGGTGAAGGGAGATTTATTGGGTGTGCACAACTCTTGCTATCTTGGTTCCAAAGCCATTTTTGGAAAGTGAAAAGGGTCTCGTATCGTATCTTCTCTGAAAACTACTCTCCACTGAAAGAGTTAGTGGCTATGCCGAGACGAGATAACATTACAGAAGAAAATTGGATGACAGTTCTTCAAAATTTACAAGAGGAAGACGTTGAATGGAGAGCCCCATGGATG GTTCCCTTGTTAGGAATATGGGGAGCTGTCGGGTACGTTCCTTTGCTTGCATTAAGACAGTACAGATCCAGACAGTTTACTCCACCAACACATAGgttagctcaatgtgagttcatATACATGGGGAATAACTACAAAAATAAAGTTTGCGAGATATCaaatgcctggaaccagactcgtagaATGAAAAGGTTTGCAGCCAATCCTATGACTACCCTTGAGTATGACTGGTGGCGGGACCAGAGGATCAACGAAAACATTCCTATGTCAGATCAAGAAAACACCCGATCAATAGAAGAACATTTGACAGTGATCCCTTTTGAGTTAGAAATTATCAGGCAAGATTTTGAGAGAAAGAGTCTGGAACTAGAAAAAAGGATAGAGCAAttggaggaagaaaaaatgcagctG GCTAGTCAGAGcagaattgaagaattaaaagagaaGATAGAAGAACTTAAAGTAGTGCTGCAAAATCGTGAACTTCAGATTGAACTCCTTGAGGTAAATAACGAGCGATGGAAAGAACAACTTCATCAATCTCAAGACCAGGTCAGGAACAGGGATTACGTCATGGGTGAAGCTTTGACTCAAGTGCGAGAAGTGGCTGATCACTTACAAACATTAGAAGTACAGGTCGATGTGCTGAGTTTAAAATACGAGTCAGAATCGGACCAAGGCCGAGagctagcttggcttcttaggcagGTCAAGGCCTTAAGTATCAAGGCCAAACCTTATATGTAA